From a region of the Sinorhizobium sp. B11 genome:
- a CDS encoding potassium/proton antiporter yields the protein MEAFYIVVLVATALVLLAAFSSLLAFRFGAPLLLLFLMIGLAAGVDGLGIEFSNNYLAYILGSIALAIILFDSGFGTPMQAFRIAAIPSLTLASVGVLLTAGLFAFAARWLLHFSWLEGMLLGSIVASTDAAAVFFLLRIGGINIRDKVRSTLEVESGTNDPMAIFLTIALVEVLASGERYAGINIGMLAMFIQQMGLGVILGLLGGMMIVLIAGRLETDRGLTPIFVLALALLVFSFTGAVGGSGFLAVYVAGIYAGNRKMQAIGTIRRFQDGMTWLAQIIMFLVLGLLATPSQFPVIIVPAILLALFLIFVARPLAVWLSLLPFDYTQQEIGFVAWVGLRGAVSILLAIMPILGGLQHSQIYFNTAFIIVLVSLLVQGWTIKPVAKRLGLIIPPRIGAVDKVEVDLPGAANHELLSYRVVKDSPVLRGERIPRWAAPSLVIRDGKSMRYQYAGRLRENDLVYLFIAPSYSRLLDRLFASRAPVDEDDAEFFGAFALSPARPAADLDAAYGPGLLNESEKGLTIAELMKQRLGGKADYADRVRLGSLILIVRDLDDQDHITSVGMSLEAVEPAITLPIFINLREIIQRTRDRMKGRKKHEMTAAESAAGRDETPR from the coding sequence ATGGAAGCGTTTTATATCGTGGTGCTGGTTGCGACGGCGCTCGTGCTTCTTGCGGCCTTCTCGAGCCTGCTTGCGTTCCGCTTCGGCGCTCCTCTCCTGCTGCTGTTTCTGATGATCGGGCTTGCCGCCGGCGTCGATGGTCTCGGCATCGAATTCAGCAACAACTACCTCGCCTATATTCTGGGCTCCATCGCGCTTGCGATTATCCTTTTCGATTCCGGCTTCGGTACACCGATGCAGGCCTTCCGGATTGCCGCGATACCGTCGTTGACACTGGCATCGGTCGGCGTGCTCTTGACTGCCGGACTCTTCGCCTTCGCCGCCCGCTGGCTGCTGCATTTCAGCTGGCTGGAAGGCATGCTGCTTGGCTCAATTGTCGCCTCTACCGATGCTGCAGCCGTCTTCTTCCTGCTGCGCATCGGCGGCATCAACATCCGAGACAAGGTGCGCTCTACGCTGGAAGTCGAATCCGGCACCAACGACCCGATGGCGATCTTCCTGACCATCGCCCTGGTCGAGGTTCTCGCCAGCGGCGAACGTTACGCCGGCATCAATATCGGCATGCTCGCCATGTTCATTCAGCAGATGGGCCTTGGCGTCATCCTCGGCCTGCTCGGCGGCATGATGATCGTGCTGATCGCCGGGCGGCTGGAAACGGATCGCGGCCTCACGCCAATCTTCGTGCTGGCGCTCGCCTTGCTCGTCTTCTCCTTCACCGGCGCGGTTGGCGGCAGCGGCTTCCTCGCCGTCTACGTTGCCGGCATCTATGCCGGAAACCGAAAGATGCAGGCGATCGGCACCATCAGGCGCTTTCAGGACGGGATGACCTGGCTTGCCCAGATCATTATGTTCCTTGTGCTCGGCCTGCTGGCGACGCCTTCGCAATTCCCTGTCATCATCGTGCCGGCGATCCTGCTCGCTCTCTTCCTGATCTTCGTCGCCCGGCCGCTCGCCGTCTGGCTGTCGCTGCTGCCGTTCGATTATACGCAGCAGGAAATCGGCTTTGTCGCCTGGGTCGGTCTGCGCGGCGCAGTCTCAATCCTGCTTGCCATCATGCCGATCCTCGGCGGCCTGCAGCACAGCCAGATCTACTTCAACACCGCCTTCATCATCGTGCTCGTCTCGCTCCTCGTGCAGGGCTGGACAATCAAGCCGGTCGCCAAGCGCCTCGGTCTCATCATTCCGCCGCGCATCGGCGCGGTCGACAAAGTCGAGGTCGACCTGCCAGGCGCGGCCAATCACGAGCTGCTTTCCTATCGCGTCGTCAAGGACAGCCCGGTTCTGCGTGGCGAGCGCATTCCGCGCTGGGCGGCACCCTCGCTTGTGATCCGCGACGGCAAGTCGATGCGCTACCAATATGCCGGTCGCCTGAGGGAAAACGATCTTGTCTACCTCTTCATCGCTCCCAGCTATTCGCGCCTGCTCGACCGGCTCTTCGCCAGTCGCGCACCTGTTGATGAGGATGACGCGGAATTTTTTGGCGCCTTCGCGCTGTCGCCGGCTCGCCCTGCCGCCGATCTCGATGCCGCCTATGGTCCGGGCCTGCTCAATGAATCCGAAAAGGGTTTGACGATCGCCGAACTGATGAAACAGCGCCTCGGCGGCAAGGCGGATTATGCTGATCGCGTCCGTCTCGGCTCGCTCATTCTCATCGTCCGCGACCTCGACGATCAGGATCACATCACCTCTGTCGGCATGTCATTGGAGGCCGTGGAACCGGCCATAACATTGCCGATCTTCATCAATCTGCGCGAAATTATCCAGCGTACCCGTGACCGTATGAAAGGCCGCAAAAAGCATGAGATGACGGCTGCGGAAAGTGCTGCCGGACGTGACGAAACCCCACGTTAA
- a CDS encoding phosphoglycerate kinase yields the protein MAAFKTLDDLNDIAGKRVLVRVDLNVPVKDGKVTDTTRIERVAPTILELSKKGAKVILLAHFGRPKDGPSAEFSLSLIAPSVEAVLDHAVLTASDCIGQAAASAVAKMNNGDILLLENTRFHKGEEKNDPEFTKALAANGDIYVNDAFSAAHRAHSSTEGLAHHLPAYAGRTMQAELEALEKGLGNPIRPVVAIVGGAKVSTKIDLLMNLVKKVDALVIGGGMANTFIAARGTNVGKSLCEHDLADTAKQIMIEAATAGCAIVLPEDGVVAREFKAGAANEIVSIEAIPGDAMVLDVGPKSVEAVKAWIERATTLVWNGPLGAFEIEPFDTATVAAARYAAERTKAGKLTSVAGGGDTVSALNHAGVAEEFTYVSTAGGAFLEWMEGKELPGVAVLSR from the coding sequence ATGGCAGCTTTCAAGACCCTCGACGACCTCAACGACATCGCCGGCAAGCGTGTTCTCGTCCGCGTCGACCTCAACGTCCCGGTCAAGGACGGCAAGGTTACGGACACGACCCGCATCGAGCGCGTCGCGCCGACGATCCTTGAACTGTCGAAAAAGGGAGCGAAGGTCATCCTGCTCGCCCATTTCGGCCGCCCGAAGGACGGCCCCTCGGCAGAATTCTCGCTTTCTCTGATTGCTCCGTCGGTCGAGGCGGTGCTCGACCACGCCGTGCTGACTGCGTCCGACTGCATCGGCCAAGCCGCCGCTTCCGCCGTCGCGAAGATGAACAATGGCGATATCCTGCTTCTGGAAAACACCCGCTTCCACAAGGGCGAGGAAAAGAACGATCCTGAATTCACAAAGGCGCTCGCCGCAAACGGCGATATCTATGTGAACGACGCCTTCTCCGCTGCTCACCGCGCCCACTCCTCCACCGAGGGCCTTGCCCATCACCTGCCGGCCTATGCGGGGCGCACGATGCAGGCAGAACTCGAGGCGCTCGAAAAAGGCCTCGGCAACCCGATCCGTCCGGTCGTCGCCATCGTCGGTGGCGCCAAGGTCTCGACCAAGATCGACCTTCTTATGAACCTCGTGAAGAAGGTCGATGCGCTCGTGATCGGCGGCGGCATGGCCAACACCTTCATCGCCGCCCGGGGCACCAATGTCGGCAAGTCGCTCTGCGAACATGACCTCGCCGATACCGCCAAGCAGATCATGATCGAAGCCGCCACCGCCGGCTGTGCGATCGTTCTGCCGGAAGACGGCGTCGTCGCCCGCGAATTCAAGGCAGGAGCGGCCAATGAGATCGTCTCGATCGAAGCCATCCCCGGTGACGCCATGGTCCTCGATGTCGGTCCAAAGTCGGTCGAAGCCGTCAAGGCCTGGATCGAGCGCGCCACGACGCTCGTCTGGAACGGTCCGCTCGGCGCCTTTGAAATCGAGCCCTTCGACACAGCGACCGTCGCCGCTGCGAGATACGCCGCCGAGCGCACCAAGGCCGGCAAGCTCACGTCGGTCGCAGGCGGTGGCGATACGGTCTCGGCGCTGAACCATGCCGGCGTTGCCGAAGAATTTACCTATGTTTCGACGGCAGGCGGCGCCTTCCTCGAATGGATGGAAGGCAAGGAACTGCCGGGCGTGGCCGTTCTCTCTCGGTAA
- a CDS encoding fructose-bisphosphate aldolase class I has product MSERLEDIAVKMVAGGRGLLAADESTSTIKKRFDAINLESTETSRRDYREMLFRSEDAMKKYISGVILYEETLYQKAADGTSFVDIIKAADSIPGIKVDIGAKPMAKYPGETVTEGLDGLADRLARYYEAGARFAKWRGVIAISQTLPSRGSVRANAQALARYAALCQEAKIVPIVEPECLMDGKPGDHNIDRCAEVTESTLRIVFEELADARVSLEGMILKPNMVIDGKNARKASVAEVAERTVQVLKRTVPSSVPGIAFLSGGQTTEEATAHLSAINSGYELPWFVTFSYGRALQDSALKAWNGQQENVAAGQREFAHRAEMNSLAAKGNWKAELEKAA; this is encoded by the coding sequence ATGAGCGAACGACTGGAAGACATTGCAGTTAAGATGGTTGCTGGCGGTCGGGGCCTGCTTGCCGCCGATGAATCGACCTCCACCATCAAGAAGCGTTTCGATGCGATCAATCTTGAATCGACCGAAACCAGCCGACGCGATTATCGCGAGATGCTCTTCCGCTCGGAAGACGCAATGAAGAAGTACATTTCCGGCGTCATCCTCTACGAGGAAACCCTGTATCAGAAAGCCGCTGACGGCACGTCTTTCGTCGACATCATCAAGGCTGCCGACAGCATTCCGGGCATCAAGGTCGATATCGGCGCCAAGCCGATGGCAAAATATCCGGGTGAAACCGTCACCGAAGGCCTTGATGGCCTCGCAGACCGGCTTGCCAGATATTATGAGGCCGGCGCCCGCTTCGCCAAGTGGCGCGGCGTCATCGCCATCTCGCAGACCCTGCCGAGCCGTGGTTCCGTGCGCGCCAACGCCCAGGCGCTGGCTCGCTATGCCGCGCTCTGCCAGGAAGCCAAGATCGTACCGATCGTCGAGCCGGAATGCCTGATGGACGGAAAGCCGGGCGACCACAATATCGACCGTTGCGCCGAAGTGACCGAATCCACGCTGCGCATCGTGTTCGAGGAACTTGCTGATGCCCGTGTCAGCCTCGAGGGCATGATCCTGAAACCGAACATGGTCATTGACGGCAAGAATGCCCGCAAGGCCTCGGTTGCGGAAGTGGCGGAGCGCACCGTCCAGGTGTTGAAGCGCACGGTTCCGTCATCCGTTCCGGGGATCGCCTTCCTCTCCGGCGGCCAGACCACGGAAGAAGCGACAGCCCATCTCTCCGCCATCAACTCCGGTTATGAGCTGCCCTGGTTTGTCACCTTCTCCTATGGCCGTGCTCTGCAGGACAGTGCACTCAAGGCCTGGAACGGCCAGCAGGAAAACGTCGCTGCCGGCCAGCGCGAATTCGCACACCGCGCCGAGATGAACAGCCTCGCCGCCAAGGGCAACTGGAAGGCCGAACTCGAAAAGGCCGCATGA
- a CDS encoding PhzF family phenazine biosynthesis protein, translated as MNSLSYLTVDVFTSTRYEGNPLAVMSDARGISDAAMQKIAAEFGYSEVTFVLPPENPENTARVRIFTPTMEVPFAGHPNVGTAYVLGQQNEIFGRAIGDRLRFEEKAGLVEVTLQRREGRVTGATIRAPRPLEIGDRISETVIADCVSIDPSSIRKNMHAPVFASVGLNFAVAELESLEALAAASPNLNGFQAAARGVAGSHDFSLFLYVRPTATPWNIRARMFAPLDNVIEDPATGSASAALSAYLVSLLPEADVSQHVTIEQGVEMGRRSIIELDVVKTVGTVTDVTISGSCVPIMKGEIILRD; from the coding sequence ATGAACAGCTTGTCCTACCTCACCGTCGACGTCTTCACCTCCACCCGCTATGAGGGCAATCCGCTCGCGGTCATGAGCGATGCCAGGGGCATCAGCGATGCGGCAATGCAAAAGATTGCCGCCGAGTTCGGCTATTCCGAAGTAACCTTCGTGCTGCCGCCTGAGAACCCCGAAAACACCGCAAGAGTTCGCATCTTCACGCCGACAATGGAGGTGCCGTTCGCGGGGCATCCCAATGTCGGCACTGCCTATGTTCTCGGCCAGCAGAACGAAATCTTCGGTCGCGCCATTGGCGATAGGCTGCGGTTCGAGGAAAAGGCCGGCCTTGTGGAAGTGACCCTGCAGCGCCGTGAAGGTCGCGTCACCGGAGCAACCATCCGTGCTCCACGGCCGCTTGAAATAGGCGACAGAATATCCGAGACCGTCATTGCCGATTGCGTCTCCATTGATCCCTCCTCGATCCGCAAGAACATGCATGCCCCGGTCTTTGCCTCGGTGGGACTGAACTTCGCCGTCGCAGAACTCGAGAGTCTCGAGGCTCTGGCCGCAGCAAGTCCCAATCTGAACGGCTTCCAGGCGGCGGCTAGGGGCGTGGCCGGCAGCCATGACTTTTCGCTGTTCCTCTATGTACGTCCCACCGCTACCCCCTGGAACATCCGCGCCCGCATGTTCGCGCCGCTGGACAACGTCATTGAAGATCCGGCGACCGGAAGCGCATCAGCCGCCCTCTCCGCCTATCTCGTCTCGCTGCTGCCGGAGGCGGACGTCAGCCAGCACGTGACGATCGAACAGGGCGTCGAAATGGGCCGGCGCAGCATCATCGAACTCGATGTCGTCAAGACGGTCGGCACGGTCACTGACGTGACGATCTCGGGAAGCTGCGTGCCGATCATGAAAGGCGAGATCATCCTGCGGGACTGA
- a CDS encoding MFS transporter — translation MTRNLLSVAALLFGTLFLFMGNGLQGILLPVRGNLEGYATTTLGLLGTSWAAGFVIGCLVAPKMVRRVGHVRAFSGFIAIIAIIALVSGIIIDPVWWVILRAVTGFSTAGTSMIIESWLNERANNESRGAIFSLYIGITLLGVVGGQMMIPLEDVRTPVLFMICGIFYCIAMLPTTLSTAASPQPLKAVKLDLPALYRNSPVSCLGILLVGIANGAYGTLGAVFGAGAGLSDTSIAVMMSTTIFAGAVMQLPAGRLSDRIDRRYVLAAMSAIAALAGLLIFLLHPSSPAFLIGLVILYGAVANTLYPIAVAHANDFASSEDFVKVSGGLLLLYGIGTVIGPTIGGPVMSVVSPHALFLVTALAHLLITGYAILRSRIRAAIPASDRDAYTTIPTATSPTLTPQSMSLADRSSNKSPESGDPAVKFG, via the coding sequence ATGACAAGAAATCTGCTGTCCGTCGCTGCGCTGCTCTTTGGCACGCTCTTCCTTTTCATGGGCAACGGACTGCAGGGCATTCTGCTTCCTGTGCGCGGAAACCTCGAAGGTTATGCCACGACCACGCTCGGTCTGCTCGGGACCTCCTGGGCAGCAGGTTTTGTTATTGGCTGCCTGGTTGCACCGAAGATGGTGCGTCGCGTCGGCCATGTACGCGCGTTCTCCGGCTTTATCGCCATCATCGCCATCATCGCGCTTGTCAGCGGCATCATCATCGATCCGGTCTGGTGGGTCATCCTGCGTGCCGTCACCGGTTTCTCCACTGCCGGGACTTCGATGATCATCGAAAGCTGGCTGAACGAACGGGCGAACAATGAGAGCCGCGGCGCGATCTTCTCGCTGTATATCGGCATCACCCTCCTTGGCGTCGTGGGCGGCCAGATGATGATCCCGCTCGAAGACGTGCGCACGCCCGTACTCTTCATGATCTGCGGCATCTTCTACTGCATCGCCATGCTGCCGACGACGCTGTCGACCGCAGCCTCACCGCAGCCGCTGAAAGCAGTCAAACTCGATCTGCCTGCGCTCTATCGCAATTCGCCGGTTTCCTGTCTCGGCATCCTGCTGGTCGGCATTGCCAATGGCGCCTATGGTACGCTCGGTGCCGTCTTCGGTGCGGGTGCGGGTCTTTCCGACACTTCGATTGCAGTGATGATGAGCACCACCATCTTTGCCGGCGCGGTGATGCAGCTTCCGGCCGGACGCCTGTCAGATCGTATCGACCGTCGCTACGTCCTGGCAGCCATGTCAGCCATCGCGGCGCTCGCCGGGCTCCTGATCTTCCTCCTGCATCCGTCCTCCCCAGCCTTCCTGATCGGCCTCGTCATCCTCTACGGTGCGGTCGCCAACACGCTCTATCCGATCGCTGTCGCCCACGCGAACGACTTTGCCTCATCGGAGGATTTCGTAAAGGTTTCCGGCGGCCTGCTGCTGCTCTACGGCATCGGCACCGTTATCGGGCCGACGATCGGAGGTCCGGTCATGTCAGTCGTCAGCCCGCATGCACTCTTCTTGGTGACAGCGCTCGCCCATCTCCTGATCACCGGCTATGCCATCCTCAGAAGCCGCATTCGTGCGGCCATTCCGGCGAGCGACCGCGATGCCTATACGACGATTCCGACAGCAACATCTCCGACGCTCACGCCGCAAAGCATGTCGCTTGCCGATCGCAGCTCCAACAAGTCTCCCGAAAGCGGCGATCCTGCTGTAAAGTTTGGCTGA
- a CDS encoding DUF1192 domain-containing protein, whose product MSLMDDDRPQKKTAHEIGSDLSMLSVDELRARVELLKTEIARLEAEAAKKASGRLAAENLFRS is encoded by the coding sequence ATGAGCTTGATGGATGACGATAGGCCGCAGAAGAAGACAGCGCACGAGATCGGCTCCGATCTCTCCATGCTTTCGGTCGACGAGTTGAGAGCACGCGTGGAACTTTTGAAAACCGAGATCGCACGGCTCGAGGCCGAGGCCGCCAAGAAGGCTTCCGGCCGATTGGCCGCCGAAAATCTTTTCCGATCATAA
- the rpmE gene encoding 50S ribosomal protein L31: protein MKEGIHPDYHTIKVVMTDGTEYETRSTWGSEGAVMNLEIDSKSHPAWTGGNQQLMDRGGRVSKFNKRFGGLGL, encoded by the coding sequence ATGAAGGAAGGCATCCATCCCGACTACCATACCATCAAGGTAGTCATGACCGATGGCACCGAGTACGAAACCCGCTCGACCTGGGGTTCGGAAGGCGCTGTCATGAACCTCGAAATCGACTCCAAGTCGCACCCGGCCTGGACTGGCGGCAACCAGCAGCTCATGGACCGCGGCGGCCGTGTCTCGAAGTTCAACAAGCGTTTCGGCGGCCTCGGCCTCTAA
- a CDS encoding ATP-binding cassette domain-containing protein, with the protein MAEQAEVGEKRSRSLKPLGRLTPYVARYRGMVAGALISLALAAVTSLAIPLAVRRMIDHGFTQADGTFINSYFAMMMIMAIVLAIASALRYYFVITIGERIVSDLRRDVFSHVTRLSPSFFDVNQSGEIVSRLTADTTQIKSAVGATASVALRNLILCIGALGMMIVTSPKLSSLVIVAIPVIVFPLVAGGRSVRKRSRAAQDTLAEASAFANETIAATRTVQAFNAETIAADRYGSAVESAYQAARSAVSSRALLTGIAITLIFGSVVAVLWFGAHSVLAGTLSAGTLGQFLLYAVIAAGSLGALSEVWGELSQAAGAADRLTELLDEVSPIAAPANPQPLPSPAQGRVEFDGVHFAYPSRPGRSALHGLDFTVLPGETVAIVGPSGAGKSTVFSLLLRFYDPQQGSVKIDGVDARQADPDALRQRIAIVPQDVTIFASSIHDNIAFGVHGATREQVRAAAIAAQADEFINRLEKSYETQVGERGVTLSGGQRQRIAIARAILKNAPILLLDEATSALDAESETLVQRALDGLMHGRTTVVIAHRLATVLKADRILVMDQGRVVEEGTHQSLIRNGGIYAKLARLQFDAANEDVLAAAK; encoded by the coding sequence TTGGCAGAGCAGGCAGAAGTTGGGGAGAAGAGGTCGCGTTCGCTGAAGCCGCTCGGCAGGTTGACACCTTATGTGGCACGCTACCGTGGCATGGTGGCCGGTGCCCTGATTTCGCTGGCGCTGGCGGCCGTGACTTCGCTTGCCATACCGCTCGCCGTGCGCCGCATGATCGACCACGGCTTCACGCAGGCCGACGGCACCTTCATCAATAGCTATTTCGCCATGATGATGATCATGGCCATCGTGCTCGCGATCGCCAGTGCACTACGCTACTATTTCGTCATCACCATTGGGGAGCGCATCGTTTCGGATCTGCGCCGCGATGTCTTCTCGCATGTCACTCGGCTCTCGCCCTCTTTCTTCGACGTCAACCAGTCGGGCGAGATCGTCTCGCGGCTGACGGCCGATACCACGCAGATCAAATCCGCCGTCGGCGCCACCGCTTCCGTGGCGCTTCGCAACCTGATCCTCTGCATCGGCGCGCTCGGCATGATGATCGTCACCTCGCCAAAGCTTTCCAGCCTCGTCATCGTCGCGATCCCCGTCATCGTCTTTCCGCTTGTTGCCGGCGGCCGTTCGGTGCGCAAGCGCTCCCGCGCCGCACAGGATACGCTGGCAGAAGCTTCCGCCTTCGCCAATGAGACGATCGCCGCAACCCGCACCGTGCAGGCCTTCAACGCCGAAACGATTGCAGCGGACCGCTACGGCTCGGCCGTGGAATCCGCCTATCAGGCCGCACGTTCTGCCGTTTCCTCCCGCGCCCTGCTGACGGGCATCGCGATCACCCTAATTTTTGGCAGCGTGGTCGCCGTTCTCTGGTTTGGCGCCCACAGCGTCCTCGCGGGTACACTTTCGGCCGGCACGCTCGGCCAGTTCTTGCTCTATGCGGTCATCGCAGCCGGTTCGCTCGGTGCACTGTCGGAAGTCTGGGGCGAGCTTTCGCAGGCAGCCGGTGCCGCCGACCGCCTGACCGAGCTTCTCGATGAAGTCTCCCCGATCGCCGCCCCCGCAAACCCGCAGCCACTCCCCTCGCCCGCCCAGGGCCGCGTGGAATTCGACGGCGTGCATTTCGCCTATCCATCCCGTCCCGGCAGGTCAGCTCTGCATGGCTTGGATTTCACGGTCCTGCCGGGCGAAACGGTTGCGATCGTCGGCCCATCCGGCGCCGGCAAGAGCACCGTCTTTTCGCTCTTGCTCCGCTTCTACGATCCGCAACAGGGCAGCGTGAAGATCGATGGCGTCGACGCCCGCCAGGCCGATCCGGACGCCTTGCGCCAGCGCATAGCCATCGTGCCACAGGATGTGACCATCTTCGCCTCCTCGATCCACGATAATATCGCTTTTGGCGTTCATGGCGCGACGCGCGAGCAGGTTCGCGCAGCGGCAATCGCCGCGCAGGCCGATGAATTCATCAACCGGCTGGAAAAGTCTTACGAGACGCAGGTCGGCGAACGCGGTGTCACACTGTCCGGCGGCCAGCGCCAGCGCATCGCCATTGCCCGCGCGATCCTGAAAAATGCACCGATCCTTCTGCTGGACGAGGCGACTTCGGCGCTTGATGCAGAGAGCGAAACGCTTGTGCAGAGAGCGCTTGACGGGCTTATGCATGGCCGCACCACTGTTGTCATCGCCCACCGTCTCGCCACTGTTCTCAAGGCCGACCGCATTCTCGTCATGGATCAGGGACGTGTCGTAGAGGAGGGCACGCATCAGAGCCTGATCCGAAACGGCGGCATCTATGCGAAACTCGCCCGCCTGCAATTCGATGCGGCCAACGAGGATGTGCTGGCAGCCGCCAAATAG
- a CDS encoding YegP family protein, with protein sequence MYRFEVYKDKAGEFRFRFKASNGETMFSSEGYKAKASAVNAIESIKKNSPGAEVVDQTKADA encoded by the coding sequence ATGTACAGATTTGAAGTTTACAAGGATAAGGCCGGTGAATTCCGCTTCCGCTTCAAGGCGTCGAACGGCGAGACCATGTTTTCGTCCGAAGGCTACAAGGCGAAAGCATCCGCGGTGAACGCCATCGAATCCATCAAGAAGAATTCGCCCGGCGCGGAAGTGGTGGATCAGACAAAGGCGGACGCTTGA
- a CDS encoding YciI family protein: protein MQYALIIRESAEDFVRRNDPAYRDGWTAYTKALVQAGILTAGAGLTPPETGTIVRRKGEDHDVQDGPYPEGKEQLGGFYVIEVPDLDAALEWATRVPVSEWGSVEVRPRLQFA from the coding sequence ATGCAATACGCACTTATCATCCGTGAATCTGCAGAAGACTTTGTCCGCCGCAACGACCCCGCCTATCGCGATGGCTGGACGGCCTACACCAAGGCCCTGGTGCAGGCAGGGATCTTGACCGCCGGCGCCGGCCTGACCCCGCCTGAGACCGGCACGATCGTACGTCGGAAAGGCGAGGACCATGATGTGCAGGATGGTCCCTATCCGGAAGGCAAGGAACAGCTTGGCGGCTTCTACGTGATCGAGGTACCAGATCTCGATGCCGCGCTCGAATGGGCCACGCGCGTGCCCGTCTCCGAATGGGGTTCGGTGGAAGTACGGCCGCGGCTGCAATTCGCGTGA
- a CDS encoding RNA polymerase subunit sigma-70 → MTSDAGRVAERVARQSYGKLIAFLAARSRDVPAAEDALSDALAAALRVWPERGIPDNPEGWLLTAARRNLIQAARHRTVHDNASETIALAIEEAEERLNDARNADFSDERLKLLFACTHPAIDRSVHTPLMLQTVLGIDAKTIAQAFVISPDAMSQRLVRAKIKIRDAGIPFAIPERQILTDRLAGVLSAIYAAYGLGWDGLDGEEDNRTGLTGEAIWLGRALMTMLPEQPEVIGLLSLMLYCEARRRARRDADGTYIPLEEQDTGLWNEIMLAEADTLLRKAGTLDRFGPFQCQAAIQSVHATRRRTSTTDWKALITLYRALIEMKPTLGSKVSHAAVIGRVDGAAPAIALLDGLERRGVASYQPYWAVRGHLLADLGESDAAAEAYRMAIGLTDSPAVRTFLAGKLQAVISRSA, encoded by the coding sequence GTGACATCAGATGCGGGCCGTGTCGCCGAAAGGGTGGCACGGCAATCCTATGGCAAGCTCATCGCCTTTCTTGCCGCTCGCTCCCGCGATGTTCCGGCAGCGGAGGATGCCTTGTCTGATGCGCTGGCGGCTGCGTTGCGGGTCTGGCCCGAGCGCGGTATTCCCGACAATCCCGAGGGCTGGCTGCTCACCGCAGCCCGCCGCAACCTCATTCAGGCTGCCCGTCACCGAACCGTGCACGATAATGCCAGTGAAACGATTGCGCTGGCCATCGAGGAAGCTGAGGAGCGCTTGAACGATGCACGAAACGCAGACTTTTCCGATGAGCGGCTGAAGCTGCTTTTTGCCTGTACACATCCAGCGATCGATCGGTCCGTTCACACGCCGCTGATGCTTCAGACGGTGCTCGGCATTGACGCGAAGACAATCGCACAAGCCTTCGTAATCTCGCCGGATGCCATGAGCCAGCGCCTGGTGCGGGCCAAGATCAAGATCCGCGACGCCGGCATTCCCTTCGCCATCCCTGAGCGGCAGATCCTGACGGATCGGCTGGCGGGCGTACTCTCGGCAATCTATGCCGCCTATGGGCTCGGCTGGGACGGGCTCGATGGCGAGGAAGACAATCGCACCGGCTTAACCGGCGAGGCGATCTGGCTTGGCCGCGCTCTCATGACGATGCTACCTGAGCAGCCGGAGGTTATCGGGCTCCTCTCATTGATGCTTTATTGCGAGGCGAGAAGGCGTGCACGGCGTGATGCCGATGGCACCTACATACCCCTTGAGGAACAGGATACCGGTCTCTGGAACGAAATCATGCTGGCGGAAGCCGATACGTTGCTGCGCAAGGCGGGCACCCTCGATCGCTTCGGTCCCTTCCAGTGCCAGGCGGCGATCCAGTCCGTCCACGCCACGCGTCGCCGGACGAGCACGACGGACTGGAAGGCGCTCATTACCCTCTACCGGGCGCTCATCGAGATGAAACCGACACTGGGCTCAAAGGTCAGTCATGCCGCCGTAATCGGCAGGGTCGATGGCGCGGCTCCTGCCATCGCCCTGTTGGACGGGCTGGAACGACGGGGCGTCGCCAGCTACCAGCCTTACTGGGCCGTGCGGGGACATCTGTTGGCAGACCTCGGTGAAAGCGACGCCGCGGCGGAAGCCTACAGGATGGCGATCGGCCTCACCGACAGTCCCGCCGTCCGCACCTTCCTCGCTGGCAAGCTTCAGGCCGTTATTTCTCGGTCAGCTTGA